A region of Deinococcus rubellus DNA encodes the following proteins:
- a CDS encoding S1C family serine protease, which produces MAKSTNTVVITAVIAAAVGLGLGATVVHGALPGVVQPASSASSTLIKTEAAQNAQTQTTQAAPPTQASAAAPGDATAPISEVGAKLQNEANTISIVKQYEPGLVYVSTESPASPDPFSQRQGGGNQIQGGVGSGFFVDESGDILTNFHVVTEDGQTFRASIKVRVQSQKDPVDAEIIGLAPQYDLALIRPKNIDKALIKPIPLGDSDALEVGQKTVAMGAPFGFDFSVSEGIISSASRQIPIGFSLAALGGAGGNPEGITQKAIQTDAAINPGNSGGPLLDSTGRIIGINTQIISPAGAQSGVGQSAGVGFAIPINTAKNLLPRLRAAKGGIVLAPTIGIQSGLLAQQSDGRGGVVGVPVDIGQLTDQARAQFKLPASGLIIGVVTPGSPAAKAGLKAGTPRQFQGGQIALGGDVIVSADGMPVSNSEDLQGTYISKKAGDTVKLEVENGGQTRTVNVVLDQSSFSTLPRTQFN; this is translated from the coding sequence ATGGCCAAGTCCACCAATACCGTTGTCATCACCGCCGTGATCGCCGCCGCTGTGGGCCTGGGTCTGGGAGCCACCGTCGTTCACGGCGCGCTGCCGGGCGTGGTCCAGCCCGCCAGCAGCGCCTCATCCACCCTGATCAAAACTGAGGCGGCCCAAAACGCGCAGACCCAGACCACCCAGGCCGCCCCTCCCACCCAGGCCAGCGCTGCCGCGCCCGGCGACGCCACCGCGCCGATCAGCGAGGTGGGGGCCAAGCTGCAAAACGAGGCCAATACCATCTCCATCGTCAAGCAGTACGAGCCGGGACTGGTGTACGTCAGCACCGAGTCGCCCGCCAGCCCTGACCCGTTCAGCCAGCGGCAGGGAGGCGGCAACCAGATTCAGGGCGGCGTCGGCTCGGGATTTTTCGTGGACGAGAGCGGCGACATCCTGACCAACTTTCATGTCGTCACCGAGGACGGCCAGACTTTCCGGGCCAGCATCAAGGTGCGGGTGCAGAGTCAGAAAGACCCGGTGGACGCCGAGATCATCGGCCTCGCGCCGCAGTACGATCTGGCGCTGATCCGGCCCAAGAACATCGACAAGGCGCTGATCAAGCCGATTCCGCTGGGCGATAGCGACGCGCTGGAAGTCGGCCAGAAGACGGTGGCGATGGGCGCGCCGTTCGGCTTTGACTTCAGCGTCTCGGAGGGCATCATCTCCAGCGCCTCGCGGCAGATTCCGATTGGTTTCAGCCTGGCGGCCCTCGGCGGCGCGGGCGGCAACCCGGAAGGCATCACCCAGAAGGCCATTCAGACCGACGCGGCCATCAATCCCGGCAACAGCGGCGGGCCACTGCTCGACAGCACCGGGCGGATCATCGGCATCAACACCCAGATCATCAGCCCGGCGGGGGCGCAGAGCGGCGTGGGCCAGAGCGCGGGCGTGGGCTTCGCCATCCCCATCAACACGGCCAAGAACCTGCTGCCCCGGCTGCGGGCGGCCAAGGGCGGCATCGTGCTGGCCCCCACCATCGGCATTCAGTCGGGGTTGCTGGCGCAGCAAAGTGACGGCAGGGGCGGGGTCGTGGGCGTGCCGGTGGACATCGGGCAGCTCACCGATCAGGCCAGGGCGCAGTTCAAGCTGCCCGCCAGCGGCCTGATTATCGGCGTGGTGACGCCCGGCAGCCCGGCGGCCAAGGCGGGCCTCAAGGCCGGGACGCCACGTCAGTTTCAGGGCGGCCAGATCGCCCTGGGCGGCGACGTGATCGTGAGCGCCGACGGCATGCCGGTCTCCAACTCCGAAGACCTGCAAGGCACCTATATCAGCAAAAAAGCGGGCGACACCGTGAAGCTGGAAGTGGAAAACGGCGGCCAGACCCGCACCGTGAATGTGGTGCTGGACCAGAGCTCATTCTCCACGTTGCCCAGGACGCAGTTCAACTGA
- a CDS encoding butyrate kinase has product MIVYVINPGSTSTKLALAEIERGDNPGLPSQLRLKLQKTEVEHSALLTGPLELGGLEADLSAAAADWPAPDAVVAHCGLIGTLNAGAYRVTPELAEWLLTHPNGEHTSNVGAALALSLAESRSVPAYIVDPPDVDELLPEARVSGLAGTERLSRLHTLNARLVARRASHEQGVRFQDARVVVAHLGGSVSVSAFENGRIIDTTGARLDEGPFTPSRAGTLPMHVLIELAYSRPRAELERLLLRESGFVSLTGTADLRELERREKTEGRVKLAADAFAHQVAKNIGAYAAALSARPHAIAVTGGIARWGSVVDRIERRVGWIAPLTVLPGELELEALAEGAGRVLLGLEAVREWSAPPDSDATDSAVSTAADPS; this is encoded by the coding sequence ATGATCGTCTATGTCATCAATCCCGGCTCGACCAGCACCAAGCTGGCCCTGGCCGAGATTGAGCGCGGCGATAACCCGGGCCTGCCCTCTCAACTGCGCCTCAAGCTGCAAAAAACTGAGGTCGAGCACTCGGCGCTGCTGACTGGGCCGCTCGAACTCGGCGGCCTGGAAGCCGATCTGAGCGCTGCCGCCGCTGACTGGCCCGCCCCCGACGCGGTGGTGGCCCACTGCGGCCTGATCGGCACGCTGAACGCCGGGGCCTACCGGGTCACCCCCGAACTGGCCGAGTGGCTGCTGACCCACCCGAACGGCGAGCACACCAGTAATGTGGGCGCGGCGCTGGCCCTCTCGCTGGCAGAGTCGCGCAGCGTGCCCGCCTACATCGTCGATCCGCCGGACGTGGACGAACTGCTGCCCGAGGCCCGCGTCTCGGGGCTGGCCGGGACCGAGCGCCTCAGCCGCCTGCACACCCTCAATGCCCGGCTGGTGGCCCGCCGCGCCTCTCACGAGCAGGGGGTACGTTTTCAGGACGCCCGCGTGGTGGTCGCTCACCTGGGCGGCAGTGTCAGCGTCAGCGCCTTCGAGAACGGGCGGATCATCGACACGACGGGCGCGCGGCTCGACGAGGGGCCGTTCACCCCCAGCCGCGCCGGAACCCTGCCGATGCATGTGCTGATCGAGCTGGCCTACAGCCGCCCCCGCGCCGAACTGGAACGGCTGCTATTGCGCGAATCGGGCTTCGTCAGCCTGACTGGCACTGCCGACCTGCGCGAACTGGAGCGGCGCGAGAAGACCGAGGGACGGGTCAAGCTGGCCGCCGACGCCTTCGCCCACCAGGTCGCCAAGAACATCGGGGCCTACGCTGCGGCGCTGAGTGCCCGCCCGCACGCTATCGCCGTGACCGGCGGCATTGCCCGCTGGGGCAGCGTCGTGGACCGCATCGAGCGCCGGGTCGGCTGGATCGCGCCGCTGACGGTACTGCCCGGCGAACTCGAACTCGAAGCGCTGGCTGAGGGCGCAGGCCGGGTGCTGCTGGGCCTGGAGGCAGTCCGCGAGTGGAGCGCGCCGCCCGACTCCGACGCCACTGATTCCGCCGTCAGCACTGCTGCTGACCCGTCCTGA
- a CDS encoding MFS transporter yields the protein MSASSPSQPGRFNLAALFLSQSLATGATTASTVLASLVISALGHEALAGLPSTLVTLGAAASAGLFGMLMLRGRRQGLVLAYLLGVVGALIGFWGAWQQHLLVFLLGAALVGMSQGGFQQARYAAAESVAPSRRGLVLGAMMFASVLGSALSTALSGPLANFASGLNTSAEVVGWLLAALFLLLGAGLTSLWRPPAQVEVTAQAAEVARVPITHPQVWPAALAVAVSQGLMVTLMSLTPLRAHHMGMDHTAIAGLVTVHIAGMYGFGWLTGPLIDRLGVRFGYLAGAVLLLAAALSAPSGRLWIAPSMFLLGLGWNLGFLSGSKALTAYRGAQGKVDALAYLSAGFGTFFGGLLLGRFGFEPLAWICAVLSSLLLISAWWGGARQRGNVAVAAD from the coding sequence ATGTCCGCTTCTTCCCCCAGCCAGCCGGGCCGCTTCAATCTGGCAGCGCTCTTTCTTTCGCAGTCGCTGGCCACCGGGGCCACCACCGCCAGCACCGTGCTGGCCTCGCTGGTCATCAGCGCGCTGGGCCACGAAGCCCTGGCGGGCTTGCCCAGCACCCTGGTCACGCTGGGCGCGGCGGCCTCGGCGGGGTTGTTCGGGATGCTGATGTTGCGAGGCCGCCGTCAGGGGCTGGTGCTGGCCTACCTGCTGGGTGTGGTCGGCGCGCTCATCGGCTTCTGGGGCGCGTGGCAGCAGCATCTGCTGGTCTTTCTGCTCGGTGCGGCGCTGGTCGGTATGTCTCAGGGCGGTTTCCAGCAGGCCCGCTACGCCGCCGCCGAGAGCGTCGCTCCCTCAAGGCGCGGGCTGGTGCTGGGCGCGATGATGTTCGCCTCGGTGCTGGGGTCGGCGCTCTCTACAGCGCTCAGCGGGCCGCTCGCCAACTTTGCCAGCGGGCTGAACACCTCGGCGGAGGTGGTGGGCTGGCTGCTGGCAGCGCTGTTCCTGCTGCTCGGTGCGGGCCTGACCTCGCTGTGGCGGCCTCCGGCTCAGGTCGAGGTGACGGCCCAGGCTGCTGAGGTGGCCCGCGTGCCCATCACGCACCCGCAGGTCTGGCCTGCTGCGCTGGCGGTGGCCGTCTCGCAGGGCCTGATGGTCACGTTGATGAGCCTCACCCCGCTCAGGGCGCACCACATGGGCATGGACCACACCGCCATCGCCGGACTCGTCACGGTGCACATCGCAGGCATGTACGGCTTCGGCTGGCTGACCGGGCCACTGATTGACCGCCTGGGTGTGCGCTTCGGCTATCTGGCCGGGGCGGTGCTGCTGCTGGCCGCTGCGCTCAGCGCGCCGTCGGGTCGCCTGTGGATCGCGCCGAGCATGTTCTTGCTGGGGCTGGGCTGGAATCTGGGCTTCCTGTCGGGCAGCAAGGCGCTCACCGCTTACCGGGGCGCGCAGGGCAAGGTGGACGCCCTGGCCTACCTCAGCGCGGGCTTCGGCACTTTTTTCGGCGGGCTGCTGCTGGGCCGCTTCGGCTTCGAGCCGCTGGCCTGGATCTGTGCGGTCCTCAGTTCACTGCTGCTGATCAGCGCCTGGTGGGGCGGCGCGAGACAGCGGGGGAACGTGGCGGTGGCGGCGGACTGA
- the metK gene encoding methionine adenosyltransferase, with translation MQKSQPHTRARTYYTSESVSEGHPDKLADFISDSILDEFLRQEPGSRVAVETLLTTGMAVVAGEVTAHRAHVDVQRVVREAVKEVGYTRAHYGFDAEYSAVLVALHEQSPDIAGGVNFSEEWRGMSEAERLDPVNKYSMIGAGDQGLMFGYATDETPELMPLPISLAHQLTRRLAELRKTEQLTYLRPDAKAQVTVVREATAEGGQDTWVDTVVISTQHDEEVTQAQIRTDLEAQVIRAVIPAEYLRPDTKFFINPSGKFVIGGPHGDTGLTGRKIIVDTYGGAVPHGGGAFSGKDPTKVDRSAAYYARYIAKNLVAAGLAHKALVEIAYAIGRAHPVSLRVESYGTGNISDEALAELVRTHFDARPQAIIAELDLLRPIYAQTAAYGHFGRPEFPWEQLGKVDALKAAAGALA, from the coding sequence ATGCAAAAGTCGCAACCGCACACGCGCGCCAGAACCTACTACACTTCCGAGTCCGTTTCGGAAGGCCACCCCGATAAGCTGGCTGACTTCATCTCCGACAGCATTCTCGACGAATTTCTGCGTCAGGAACCCGGCAGCCGGGTGGCCGTCGAGACGCTGCTGACCACCGGCATGGCCGTGGTGGCGGGCGAGGTCACGGCCCACCGCGCCCATGTGGACGTGCAGCGGGTGGTGCGCGAGGCGGTCAAGGAAGTCGGCTACACCCGCGCCCACTACGGCTTCGATGCCGAGTACAGCGCCGTGCTGGTGGCGCTGCACGAGCAGAGTCCCGACATCGCGGGCGGCGTCAATTTCTCCGAGGAGTGGCGCGGCATGAGCGAGGCCGAGCGTCTGGACCCGGTCAACAAGTACAGCATGATCGGCGCGGGCGACCAGGGGCTGATGTTCGGCTACGCCACCGACGAGACCCCCGAACTGATGCCGCTGCCGATCAGTCTGGCGCACCAGTTGACCCGCCGCCTCGCCGAACTCCGCAAGACCGAGCAACTGACCTACCTGCGCCCCGATGCCAAGGCCCAGGTCACGGTGGTGCGCGAGGCCACCGCTGAGGGCGGGCAGGACACCTGGGTCGATACGGTGGTCATCTCCACCCAGCACGACGAGGAGGTGACCCAGGCCCAGATCCGCACCGATCTGGAAGCCCAGGTGATCCGGGCCGTCATTCCTGCCGAGTATCTGCGCCCCGACACCAAGTTCTTCATCAATCCGTCGGGCAAGTTCGTGATCGGCGGCCCGCACGGCGACACCGGCCTGACCGGACGCAAAATTATCGTGGACACCTACGGCGGCGCGGTGCCGCACGGCGGCGGGGCCTTTTCCGGCAAGGACCCGACCAAGGTGGACCGCTCGGCGGCCTATTACGCCCGCTACATTGCCAAGAATCTGGTGGCGGCGGGTCTGGCCCACAAAGCACTGGTCGAGATCGCCTACGCGATTGGCCGCGCCCATCCGGTGTCGCTGCGGGTCGAGTCCTACGGTACCGGCAACATCAGCGACGAGGCCCTAGCCGAACTGGTCCGCACCCACTTCGACGCCCGCCCGCAGGCCATCATCGCCGAGCTGGATCTGTTGCGCCCCATCTATGCCCAGACCGCCGCCTACGGTCACTTTGGCCGCCCCGAATTTCCCTGGGAGCAGCTCGGCAAGGTGGACGCCCTCAAGGCGGCGGCAGGCGCACTGGCTTAG
- a CDS encoding class I SAM-dependent methyltransferase: MFTFGPEPLSEVLPRLRAALLETGEVRFSVPDPDAGAGLYAGEVGAAGRHRSYPVWLDVADVLGARMLTPGVLEGGRIELTLQRLPPALRGGGYGAESEFQRVDKLEDPWFLHGFTEALQRAWLKVGAQILSVGVGAGRELDALALAYPGREFEVTGIDLDESALGLARERHPAWTFQAGNVNALGPDLGRFDLIVALSVLQSRGVNLDVALRGLMKQHLKPGGSLIVGFPNCRYTGGELRYGARMLNFRDPDLSLLMADVALVRRHLHKHGFKVYVTGKYEVLVTGVPLREATLNP; encoded by the coding sequence ATGTTCACTTTTGGGCCTGAGCCGCTCTCCGAGGTGCTGCCCCGGCTGCGGGCTGCCCTGCTGGAGACGGGCGAGGTCAGGTTCAGCGTACCCGACCCGGACGCGGGGGCAGGGTTGTACGCCGGGGAAGTCGGGGCAGCGGGCCGCCACCGTTCTTATCCGGTCTGGCTCGACGTGGCCGACGTGCTGGGCGCGAGGATGCTGACGCCTGGGGTGCTGGAAGGTGGGCGCATCGAGCTGACCCTGCAACGTTTGCCACCCGCCTTGCGGGGCGGCGGGTACGGCGCAGAGAGCGAGTTCCAGCGCGTCGACAAGCTGGAAGATCCCTGGTTTCTGCACGGTTTTACCGAGGCGCTGCAGCGGGCCTGGCTGAAGGTGGGCGCACAGATTCTCAGCGTCGGCGTGGGCGCAGGCCGCGAGCTGGACGCCCTGGCGCTGGCGTATCCGGGCAGGGAGTTTGAAGTGACCGGCATCGATCTGGACGAGAGTGCTTTGGGTCTGGCCAGAGAACGCCACCCCGCCTGGACCTTTCAAGCCGGGAATGTGAATGCGCTTGGTCCCGACCTGGGCCGCTTCGACCTGATCGTGGCGCTGAGCGTGCTGCAAAGCCGGGGGGTGAATCTGGACGTGGCCCTACGCGGATTGATGAAGCAGCACCTGAAGCCCGGTGGCAGCTTGATCGTCGGCTTTCCCAACTGCCGATACACGGGCGGCGAACTGCGCTACGGCGCGCGGATGCTCAACTTCCGCGACCCCGATCTGTCGCTTCTGATGGCCGACGTGGCGCTGGTACGGCGGCATCTGCACAAGCACGGCTTCAAGGTATACGTGACTGGCAAGTACGAGGTGCTGGTGACGGGTGTTCCGCTGCGGGAAGCTACACTGAATCCTTGA
- the pyrF gene encoding orotidine-5'-phosphate decarboxylase, with protein MTLTPVPFTKRLTERSLTFGTRLCLGLDPRLNAYGNRDALRQHTLAVLDACAPYAACVKPQFAFYEALGLWGMALLEEVCTAARALDLPIILDAKRGDIGSTAAAYAQAWLSGDHAGDALTVNPFLGAETLTPFVDAARQYGGAVFVLVKTSNPGQADFQGGGISEKVAAEVARLGSDEGGLSSGGLSSVGAVVGATHPQELAQWRAAMPQAPLLLPGLGAQGARAADLAAAFLPGGTGAVVSASRGIQYAAGLDVDAAVSAARTFRDELNAALRD; from the coding sequence ATGACGCTCACCCCTGTTCCGTTTACCAAGCGCCTGACCGAGCGCAGCCTGACGTTTGGCACCCGCCTGTGCCTTGGCCTCGACCCCCGGCTGAACGCCTACGGGAACCGCGACGCCCTGCGGCAGCATACCCTGGCCGTGCTGGACGCCTGCGCACCCTACGCCGCCTGCGTCAAACCACAGTTCGCCTTCTACGAGGCGCTGGGTCTGTGGGGCATGGCGCTGCTGGAAGAAGTCTGCACAGCGGCCCGCGCTCTGGACCTGCCGATCATTCTGGACGCCAAGCGCGGCGACATCGGCAGCACGGCGGCGGCCTACGCGCAGGCCTGGCTCAGTGGCGACCACGCGGGCGACGCGCTGACGGTCAACCCGTTTCTGGGCGCGGAAACTTTGACGCCGTTCGTGGACGCAGCGCGGCAATACGGCGGCGCGGTCTTCGTGCTGGTCAAGACGAGCAATCCCGGCCAGGCCGACTTTCAGGGCGGCGGCATTTCCGAGAAGGTGGCAGCGGAAGTGGCCCGGCTGGGATCGGACGAGGGCGGCCTGAGCAGCGGCGGCCTGTCTTCAGTGGGTGCAGTCGTCGGCGCGACGCATCCGCAGGAACTGGCCCAGTGGCGGGCGGCCATGCCACAGGCTCCCCTGCTGCTGCCAGGGCTGGGAGCACAGGGGGCAAGGGCCGCCGACCTGGCCGCCGCCTTCCTGCCGGGCGGCACGGGCGCGGTGGTGAGCGCCAGCCGGGGCATTCAGTATGCGGCGGGGCTGGACGTGGACGCGGCGGTATCGGCAGCGCGGACATTCAGGGACGAATTGAACGCGGCGCTCCGAGACTGA
- a CDS encoding DUF2946 family protein, which yields MTSVARQRLLFLWTAALCLVASFAYLTREPQNGLQNLNGALGLPALSGMAGMDMDSKDRSGETPAYSPHSHHAAHCPFCFSAAFALEAQDFVLSLVEAIRPGFLRVPYPQPHLLALRHAEVRAPPPSRAEA from the coding sequence GTGACTTCCGTGGCCCGTCAGCGTCTCCTGTTTCTCTGGACGGCAGCGCTGTGTCTGGTGGCCTCGTTCGCCTACCTGACCCGCGAGCCGCAGAACGGGCTACAGAACCTGAACGGCGCGCTGGGTCTACCCGCGCTGTCCGGCATGGCGGGGATGGACATGGACAGTAAGGACAGGTCCGGCGAGACGCCAGCATATTCGCCGCACAGCCACCACGCCGCCCACTGCCCGTTCTGTTTCAGCGCCGCCTTCGCGCTGGAAGCCCAGGACTTCGTGCTGTCACTGGTTGAAGCGATTCGTCCCGGTTTTCTCCGTGTGCCCTACCCTCAGCCGCACCTGCTGGCACTGCGCCACGCCGAGGTCCGCGCCCCACCCCCTTCCAGAGCCGAAGCCTGA
- a CDS encoding copper chaperone PCu(A)C, whose amino-acid sequence MSRIPLLFSLIALTLAAPAQAQHHHAVSDHSMPSMSMPMPTKSATSKAATKLPAAPVRVSGAFVQALPPGTADGSVYLNLTNTGKTALKLTGGTSSVSQAVTPMQQTKMTGMAGMTGMKDLPAMTIAPGQTLKLSPGGDHLMLYRMKRVPLVGETVSLTLNFVGYAPLTLKVPVKRL is encoded by the coding sequence ATGTCCCGCATTCCCCTACTGTTCAGCTTGATTGCCCTAACCCTCGCGGCCCCGGCACAGGCCCAGCACCACCATGCCGTGTCAGACCACAGCATGCCCAGCATGTCCATGCCGATGCCAACCAAATCCGCGACCAGCAAGGCGGCCACGAAGCTGCCCGCCGCGCCTGTCAGGGTCAGTGGGGCGTTCGTACAGGCCCTCCCACCCGGCACCGCCGACGGCAGCGTGTATCTCAACCTCACCAACACTGGCAAAACTGCCCTGAAGCTGACTGGCGGCACGTCCAGCGTGAGCCAGGCGGTAACGCCGATGCAGCAGACCAAGATGACCGGCATGGCCGGAATGACCGGTATGAAAGATCTGCCCGCCATGACCATCGCGCCGGGACAGACCCTGAAGCTGAGTCCGGGCGGCGACCACCTGATGCTCTACCGCATGAAGCGGGTGCCGCTGGTCGGCGAGACCGTCAGCCTGACACTGAATTTCGTCGGCTACGCACCGCTGACCCTCAAAGTGCCAGTCAAGCGACTCTGA
- a CDS encoding UV damage endonuclease UvsE, protein MPDAGKKVVSAPAFGLVCMTQGPELRFRTITLKRYRSLDAPERYPALRDLYASNTAKLASAAAYCVARGIRLFRMSAALYPMLDLLDDPTGQAVLDELAPELTAAGQAFHDAGVRVLIHPDQYIVLNSERAEVRVSSLHQFLTHADVLDRLGFERSPYHGMILHGGKGGRAGVLAEVIRDLPDTARLRLVLENDERAYSPAELLPVCQATGTPLVFDAHHHVVHDKLEGQEDPSVREWVLAARATWTPPAWQVVHLSNGIDGPQDRRHSHLITDVPSAYFDVPWIEVEAKGKEEAVLALIGGQTPQTHSLFSGS, encoded by the coding sequence ATGCCGGACGCAGGGAAAAAAGTCGTGAGCGCGCCCGCCTTCGGTCTGGTCTGTATGACCCAGGGTCCGGAACTGCGGTTCCGTACCATCACCCTCAAGCGCTACCGCTCGCTGGACGCGCCCGAGCGGTACCCGGCCCTGCGCGACCTTTACGCCTCCAACACCGCCAAACTGGCCAGCGCCGCCGCCTACTGTGTGGCGCGCGGCATTCGGCTCTTCCGGATGTCGGCAGCCCTTTACCCGATGCTCGATCTGCTGGACGACCCCACCGGACAGGCCGTGCTGGATGAACTCGCGCCCGAGCTGACGGCGGCGGGGCAGGCCTTTCATGATGCGGGCGTGCGGGTGTTGATTCACCCCGACCAGTACATCGTTCTCAACTCCGAGCGGGCCGAGGTGCGAGTAAGCAGTCTGCACCAGTTTCTGACGCACGCCGACGTGCTCGACCGCCTGGGTTTCGAGCGCAGTCCGTACCACGGCATGATCCTGCACGGCGGCAAGGGGGGGCGCGCGGGTGTGCTGGCCGAGGTCATCCGCGATCTGCCCGACACGGCGCGGCTGCGCCTGGTGCTGGAAAACGACGAGCGCGCCTACAGCCCCGCCGAGCTGCTGCCGGTTTGCCAGGCCACCGGCACGCCGCTGGTCTTCGATGCCCACCACCACGTCGTTCATGACAAGCTGGAGGGGCAGGAAGACCCCAGCGTGCGCGAGTGGGTGCTGGCGGCGCGGGCCACCTGGACGCCGCCCGCGTGGCAGGTCGTTCACCTCAGCAACGGCATCGATGGACCACAGGACCGCCGCCACAGCCACCTGATCACCGATGTTCCCAGCGCCTACTTCGACGTGCCCTGGATCGAGGTGGAGGCCAAGGGCAAGGAGGAAGCGGTGCTGGCGCTGATCGGGGGGCAAACGCCGCAGACCCACTCACTGTTCTCTGGCTCCTGA
- a CDS encoding DUF2256 domain-containing protein, translated as MRTLVWCWRTRCGNSLRSMPAKSAARPMGGGKKPSERPQKMCPVCGRPFAWRKKWERDWDTVVYCSDRCRTQGKKS; from the coding sequence ATGAGGACGCTGGTCTGGTGCTGGCGGACGCGCTGCGGCAACTCGCTGAGAAGCATGCCCGCTAAATCTGCCGCTAGGCCGATGGGCGGCGGCAAAAAGCCTTCCGAGCGCCCCCAGAAAATGTGTCCGGTGTGTGGCCGCCCGTTTGCCTGGCGCAAGAAGTGGGAGCGCGATTGGGACACGGTCGTCTACTGCTCGGACAGATGCCGGACGCAGGGAAAAAAGTCGTGA
- a CDS encoding gluconokinase, producing the protein MPTSPFAQLIVMGVSGSGKTTLGQGLAAYYGFVFLDADDFHTLDAKAKMARGEGLTDADRAPWLARLKAALEQHTAGGEGVVLACSALKASYRTALSGPQTGFIYLDVPQGVLRTRLEERQGSYAKASLLPSQLAALEKPGPDEAVTVHVKADEDAGLVLADALRQLAEKHAR; encoded by the coding sequence ATGCCCACCTCCCCGTTTGCCCAACTGATCGTGATGGGCGTTTCCGGCTCCGGCAAGACCACCCTGGGGCAAGGTCTGGCAGCGTATTACGGCTTCGTGTTTCTGGACGCCGACGACTTTCATACGCTGGACGCCAAGGCCAAGATGGCGCGCGGCGAGGGCCTGACCGATGCAGACCGCGCGCCCTGGCTGGCCCGCCTGAAGGCCGCCCTGGAGCAGCACACCGCCGGGGGAGAGGGCGTGGTGCTGGCCTGCTCGGCACTCAAGGCCAGCTACCGAACGGCGCTCAGCGGGCCGCAGACTGGCTTCATTTACCTGGACGTGCCGCAGGGCGTGCTGCGCACCCGGTTGGAGGAGCGCCAGGGCAGTTACGCCAAGGCTTCGCTGCTGCCCAGTCAGCTCGCCGCGCTGGAGAAACCCGGCCCGGACGAAGCCGTGACCGTTCACGTGAAGGCCGATGAGGACGCTGGTCTGGTGCTGGCGGACGCGCTGCGGCAACTCGCTGAGAAGCATGCCCGCTAA